In SAR116 cluster alpha proteobacterium HIMB100, one DNA window encodes the following:
- a CDS encoding prolyl-tRNA synthetase, family II (PFAM: Anticodon binding domain; tRNA synthetase class II core domain (G, H, P, S and T)~TIGRFAM: prolyl-tRNA synthetase, family II), with protein sequence MRLTQYFLPMLKENPKEAQIVSHRLMLRAGMIQQSSAGIYSWLPFGLRVLNKIEQIVREEQNAAGAHEIKMPTIQPAELWQESGRYDDYGLEMLRINDRHDRDMLYGPTNEEQVTDICRTHLKSYKSLPLNLYHIQWKFRDEVRPRFGVMRGREFLMKDAYSFDLTKEDARQAYNRMFVSYLKTFARLGLTAIPMEADTGPIGGDLSHEFIILADTGESGVFFHKDWEQTNLVAEINYGDDLQPVVDRFTSLYAKTDETHDPKSCPVAEGDLLTRRGIEVGHIFYFGTKYSAKMGAAVSGPDGAMTELHMGSYGIGVSRLVGAIIEASHDDKGIIWPASISPFDAGIVNLKPGHESTDNVTEAIYAKCREAGFDVLLDDSSDSAGAKLASMDLIGLPWQIVAGPRSVDRGVVELKNRKTGQTEEVGVDEAPARLIAALSG encoded by the coding sequence ATGCGTCTGACCCAGTATTTTCTGCCCATGTTAAAAGAAAACCCGAAAGAGGCGCAAATTGTCTCCCACCGTTTGATGTTGAGAGCGGGGATGATCCAACAATCAAGTGCGGGCATTTATTCCTGGCTCCCCTTTGGTCTAAGGGTGCTTAACAAAATAGAGCAGATTGTGCGTGAAGAACAAAATGCGGCTGGGGCGCATGAAATTAAAATGCCGACAATTCAGCCAGCTGAGTTGTGGCAGGAATCAGGCCGCTATGATGATTACGGTCTGGAAATGCTGCGGATCAATGACAGACATGATCGGGATATGCTTTATGGTCCGACCAATGAAGAGCAGGTAACCGATATTTGTCGAACGCATCTGAAAAGCTACAAATCTCTGCCGCTGAATCTATATCACATCCAGTGGAAGTTCCGGGATGAGGTGCGTCCGCGTTTTGGGGTGATGCGGGGGCGTGAATTTCTGATGAAAGACGCCTATTCCTTCGATCTGACGAAAGAAGATGCACGCCAGGCCTATAACAGGATGTTTGTATCCTACCTGAAAACCTTTGCCCGGCTGGGGCTGACGGCCATCCCTATGGAAGCTGATACCGGACCTATTGGCGGTGACCTGAGCCACGAATTTATTATTCTGGCGGATACCGGGGAAAGTGGCGTCTTTTTTCATAAAGATTGGGAACAAACCAATCTGGTAGCAGAGATCAATTATGGTGATGATCTGCAGCCCGTGGTTGACCGGTTTACATCACTTTATGCCAAGACAGATGAAACCCATGACCCGAAAAGCTGTCCTGTGGCTGAAGGGGATCTGTTGACACGGCGGGGCATTGAGGTTGGCCATATTTTTTATTTTGGCACGAAATACTCTGCGAAAATGGGGGCAGCTGTCTCTGGTCCTGATGGCGCAATGACAGAACTCCATATGGGCTCATATGGCATTGGCGTGTCTCGTTTGGTGGGGGCAATTATTGAAGCCAGCCACGATGATAAGGGCATTATCTGGCCAGCCAGTATCAGCCCGTTTGATGCCGGGATTGTCAATCTGAAGCCAGGTCATGAAAGCACTGATAATGTCACTGAGGCCATCTATGCGAAATGTCGTGAAGCTGGTTTTGATGTGCTTCTTGATGACAGCTCAGATTCAGCTGGTGCAAAATTAGCGTCAATGGATTTGATTGGTCTGCCATGGCAGATTGTGGCTGGTCCCCGATCTGTTGATCGCGGCGTGGTCGAACTGAAAAACAGAAAGACAGGCCAGACAGAAGAGGTTGGGGTGGATGAGGCCCCGGCCCGTCTGATCGCCGCCTTATCTGGCTGA
- a CDS encoding lipoprotein releasing system, transmembrane protein, LolC/E family (PFAM: Predicted permease~TIGRFAM: lipoprotein releasing system, transmembrane protein, LolC/E family): protein MIIRPVERFLAFRYLRARRAEGFISVIAWFSFLGITLGVATLIIVMSVMNGFRAELIDRILGLNGHIGVFTSDGRPLEEYEKVSFRLSEIPTIVAATPQVQGQVMVTSPRNALGGVVRGVIWSDLAARKPLWDSLSQQAISAFRDEGGLLIGETMAFRLGVKPGDKISLLSAKGRTTAFGSVPTRRSYVVAGLFKVGMHEYDSSFIFMPLSSAQSFFALPDAVTGIELYSSSPLQIDRVSAAVRAQLGQSYRLFDWQEKNRTFINALQVERNVMFLILTLIILVAAFNIVSSMIMLVRSKNADIAVLRSMGASSASVMRIFLVTGASIGSIGTLFGTVLGLLVCWNIDSIKQFVERLADTTLFPAEIYYLSKLPAVVDISEIISVVAMALVLSFVASLYPAWRAASISPAEVLRYE, encoded by the coding sequence ATGATCATCAGGCCTGTTGAACGGTTTCTGGCGTTCCGTTATCTGCGTGCAAGGCGGGCTGAGGGGTTCATTTCTGTTATTGCCTGGTTTTCCTTTCTGGGCATAACCCTTGGCGTGGCGACCTTGATCATCGTGATGAGCGTGATGAACGGGTTTCGCGCAGAACTGATTGACCGGATTTTGGGCCTGAACGGGCATATCGGCGTGTTCACCTCAGACGGACGTCCTTTGGAAGAGTATGAGAAAGTCTCGTTTCGTTTGTCTGAAATTCCGACAATCGTTGCCGCGACCCCTCAGGTGCAAGGCCAGGTTATGGTCACGTCTCCGCGGAATGCGCTTGGTGGTGTGGTGCGTGGAGTGATTTGGTCTGATTTGGCCGCACGGAAGCCGCTTTGGGACAGCCTGTCTCAACAAGCCATATCAGCATTCCGGGACGAGGGCGGGCTCTTAATCGGCGAGACCATGGCGTTTCGTCTTGGGGTAAAGCCAGGTGATAAAATCAGCCTGCTTTCTGCCAAGGGACGCACGACTGCCTTTGGCTCTGTGCCGACGCGTCGGTCCTATGTGGTTGCGGGTTTGTTTAAAGTGGGGATGCATGAATATGACAGCAGCTTTATTTTCATGCCCTTATCTTCAGCTCAATCCTTTTTTGCTCTGCCTGATGCGGTAACAGGGATCGAACTCTATTCCAGCAGCCCTTTGCAGATCGATCGTGTTTCAGCCGCTGTCCGGGCCCAGCTTGGCCAGTCTTACCGCCTGTTCGACTGGCAGGAAAAAAACCGCACCTTCATAAATGCGCTTCAGGTCGAACGGAATGTGATGTTTTTAATTTTGACGCTGATTATTTTGGTCGCCGCGTTCAATATCGTCTCATCTATGATCATGCTGGTCAGGTCAAAAAATGCAGATATTGCGGTGCTGCGGTCAATGGGTGCCAGCTCGGCATCTGTGATGCGGATTTTTCTTGTTACTGGCGCCAGTATCGGCAGCATAGGCACTTTGTTCGGGACTGTCCTTGGTCTGCTAGTTTGCTGGAACATCGACAGTATTAAACAGTTTGTGGAACGGCTTGCAGATACCACCTTATTCCCGGCTGAAATTTACTATCTTTCGAAATTGCCGGCGGTAGTGGATATCTCAGAGATCATCTCTGTGGTGGCGATGGCTCTGGTCCTCAGCTTTGTGGCCAGCCTTTATCCGGCTTGGCGCGCTGCCAGCATTTCCCCGGCCGAGGTGTTGCGTTATGAATGA
- a CDS encoding ABC-type antimicrobial peptide transport system, ATPase component (PFAM: ABC transporter) — MNEANPILKLASVSHGYVQASRRIDVLTDVNLELKAGRITALVGPSGAGKTTLLNLAGLLEQPGSGQIWVAGTNASNLSERKRTQLRRRHIGMVFQFHRLFPEFSATENIMIPQMLNGLSRAEAEKRAQLLLSMVGLSERAAHRPGLLSGGEQQRVAIARAVANAPDILLADEPTGNLDPETGEVVFQALQKIIHGTQTAALIVTHNQKLATMMDEVLELESGQIVRKIRS; from the coding sequence ATGAATGAGGCTAATCCGATTCTGAAACTTGCCTCTGTCAGCCATGGTTATGTTCAGGCCAGCCGGCGGATTGATGTGTTGACAGATGTGAATCTGGAACTGAAAGCAGGTCGGATCACGGCTCTTGTTGGTCCATCTGGTGCGGGTAAGACCACTTTGCTGAATCTGGCCGGACTTCTTGAACAGCCAGGCTCAGGCCAGATTTGGGTTGCGGGCACAAATGCCAGCAACCTGTCAGAACGTAAACGTACGCAGCTGCGCAGACGTCACATTGGAATGGTGTTTCAGTTTCACCGCCTGTTTCCCGAATTCAGTGCAACCGAAAACATTATGATTCCACAGATGTTGAATGGCTTGTCCAGGGCTGAAGCAGAAAAACGTGCCCAGCTGCTTCTTAGTATGGTTGGGTTATCTGAACGGGCTGCTCATCGTCCTGGCCTGCTTTCTGGCGGCGAACAGCAGCGCGTGGCAATTGCCCGTGCTGTGGCGAATGCCCCGGATATTTTGCTTGCTGATGAGCCAACAGGAAATCTTGATCCTGAAACTGGCGAGGTCGTTTTTCAAGCTCTCCAGAAAATCATTCACGGCACACAAACGGCTGCGCTTATTGTTACCCATAATCAAAAGCTGGCCACTATGATGGATGAAGTGCTTGAACTTGAAAGCGGTCAGATTGTGCGAAAGATACGGTCATGA
- a CDS encoding DNA-directed DNA polymerase III PolC (PFAM: Bacterial DNA polymerase III alpha subunit; PHP domain; OB-fold nucleic acid binding domain~TIGRFAM: DNA-directed DNA polymerase III (polc)), with amino-acid sequence MNELSPIASPADNERTGGCAGFVHLRVHSAYSLSESTLRLNTLAELAAADHQPAVAITDSFNLFGAFEFSQKMMKAGVQPIIGAVVTLRDAEGTGEVVLLAQTEMGYVHLSDMVSQALLATDPAQKPEISTDLLAEKQAGLLLLSGGYRHGFLGGPAAQGQQKTASRRAEWLTSVFGNRAFVELQRHGHPEEAAAEQMLLDLADETGLPLVATNDCHFENEQMHVPQRVLQCIANSDRLASMAETGITPQHYYKTAEQMTQVFADLPEAVQNTVLIAKRCSFVVGQRQPILPSTEAEDENTQLRRLAEAGLRDRLDTLKILPNSYFDGSPEQEKIYTDRLTTELDIIINMGFPGYFLIVSDFIRWAKQENIPVGPGRGSGAGSVVAWALLITDLDPIRWGLLFERFLNPERVSMPDFDIDFCQERREEVIRYVQQKYGSDRVAQIITFGTLQARAALRDVGRVLDMPYGQVDRIAKLVPNNPAKPTTIQQALASEDELRALHDTEEQVAHLISTAIKLEGLYRHASTHAAGLVIADRYLPELVPVYRDPRSDMPVTQFNMKAVEQVGLVKFDFLGLKTLTVIDKAVALIKQRGIDLDINSIPLDDAKTFQMLTNGDTVGVFQLESSGMRDVLRGLKPDRFEDIIAVVALYRPGPMENIPTYISRKHGREDVVYMHDLLEPILSETYGIMIYQEQVQQAARDLAGYTLGGADLLRRAMGKKIKEEMDQQRDIFVKGSGQNGIDAQLASDIFDQIASFAGYGFNKSHAAAYALVCYQTAWLKANFPVEFMAASMTLDYGNTDKLAVFRQDCRHQQIDVLPPDINQSSPAFTVEKGAEDKLSLRYALGAVRNVGADAMDKLTRERVQNGPFTSLVDLAKRMPRDACNKRQLENLVKAGALDSVNHNRRQTFEAIEQLLSQAEFFRREAESDQNSLFGSDAPDAVPAFRFVDGADWTQTDKLRQEFEALGLYLSSHPMDEYEAHLDRLSIVRSDRLEEAMKGQATARLRLAGQISSVQERVSGKGNRFAFVQLTDKAGLFEVTLFSEALQQHRDVLKSEAALLVTADARVENDTIRLLGVRLQPLEEVIAQQHTGLGLWIEDARCLEDIKAVLREDGGGHAPLKFFVETGAELVEISLAYKFRLSGALREKLKSIRGISRIKDI; translated from the coding sequence ATGAACGAGCTGAGCCCCATAGCCTCACCTGCTGACAATGAGCGAACAGGTGGATGTGCGGGCTTTGTGCATTTGCGGGTGCATTCGGCTTATTCTTTGTCTGAAAGTACTTTGCGTCTGAACACTCTGGCTGAACTTGCGGCGGCTGATCATCAGCCAGCTGTGGCCATCACCGACAGCTTTAATCTGTTTGGCGCGTTTGAATTTTCCCAGAAAATGATGAAGGCCGGTGTTCAGCCGATAATTGGCGCAGTGGTCACTTTGCGGGATGCTGAAGGCACAGGCGAGGTGGTTCTGCTGGCTCAAACTGAGATGGGTTATGTTCATCTCAGCGATATGGTTTCCCAGGCCTTGCTGGCAACAGACCCTGCCCAGAAACCAGAGATTTCAACAGACTTGCTGGCTGAAAAACAGGCTGGCTTGCTGTTATTATCCGGTGGGTATCGGCACGGGTTTTTGGGCGGGCCAGCCGCTCAGGGCCAGCAGAAAACAGCCTCAAGGCGGGCCGAGTGGCTGACATCTGTGTTTGGCAACCGGGCATTTGTCGAACTTCAGCGTCACGGCCACCCCGAAGAAGCGGCAGCTGAGCAGATGTTATTAGATTTGGCTGATGAGACTGGTCTGCCGCTGGTCGCGACAAATGACTGTCATTTTGAAAATGAACAGATGCATGTTCCGCAACGCGTGTTGCAATGTATTGCAAATTCTGACCGTTTGGCCAGCATGGCGGAAACAGGCATAACGCCCCAGCATTATTATAAAACTGCCGAACAGATGACACAGGTATTTGCCGATCTGCCTGAAGCAGTCCAGAATACCGTTCTGATTGCAAAACGCTGCTCTTTTGTTGTTGGCCAGCGTCAGCCCATTCTGCCGTCAACTGAGGCTGAGGACGAAAATACACAGCTGAGGCGGCTGGCTGAAGCAGGGTTGCGGGATCGGCTTGATACTCTGAAAATCTTGCCGAACAGTTATTTTGACGGCAGTCCTGAGCAAGAAAAAATCTATACAGACAGGCTGACCACAGAGCTGGACATCATCATCAATATGGGATTTCCGGGATATTTTCTGATCGTGTCTGATTTTATTCGGTGGGCGAAGCAGGAAAATATTCCTGTCGGTCCCGGGCGCGGGTCAGGGGCAGGTTCGGTCGTCGCCTGGGCTTTGCTGATCACTGATCTTGATCCTATTCGCTGGGGCTTGTTGTTTGAACGGTTTTTGAATCCTGAACGGGTTTCTATGCCTGACTTCGATATCGATTTCTGTCAGGAACGGCGCGAAGAAGTGATCCGCTATGTACAGCAAAAATACGGCAGTGACCGGGTCGCCCAGATCATTACCTTCGGTACATTGCAGGCGCGCGCTGCCTTGCGTGATGTGGGACGTGTATTGGATATGCCTTATGGCCAGGTTGACCGGATTGCCAAGCTGGTGCCTAATAATCCGGCAAAACCAACCACAATTCAGCAGGCGCTGGCCTCAGAAGATGAACTGCGCGCGTTGCATGATACAGAAGAACAGGTCGCACATCTCATCTCAACAGCGATTAAGCTTGAAGGGCTGTACCGTCATGCCTCAACTCATGCGGCAGGCTTGGTAATCGCTGACCGGTATCTGCCAGAACTTGTGCCTGTCTATCGTGACCCCCGCTCTGATATGCCCGTAACACAATTTAATATGAAGGCTGTGGAACAGGTCGGGCTGGTTAAATTTGACTTTCTGGGGCTGAAAACCCTCACTGTGATTGACAAGGCAGTGGCCTTAATCAAACAGCGTGGGATTGATCTGGATATTAACAGCATTCCTCTGGATGACGCTAAAACCTTCCAGATGCTCACAAATGGCGACACCGTCGGTGTGTTCCAGCTGGAATCAAGCGGTATGCGTGATGTATTGCGCGGCCTGAAGCCTGACCGATTTGAAGATATCATCGCTGTGGTCGCTTTATATCGCCCCGGGCCGATGGAAAATATCCCGACCTATATCAGCCGCAAACATGGCCGCGAAGATGTGGTCTATATGCATGACCTGCTGGAACCTATTCTGTCAGAGACCTATGGGATTATGATTTATCAGGAACAGGTCCAGCAGGCGGCACGTGATTTGGCGGGCTACACATTGGGCGGTGCTGACTTGCTTCGTCGTGCGATGGGTAAAAAAATCAAAGAAGAAATGGACCAGCAACGGGACATTTTTGTGAAAGGCTCAGGACAGAATGGTATTGATGCTCAGCTGGCCTCTGACATTTTTGACCAGATTGCTTCATTTGCGGGATATGGGTTCAATAAATCGCATGCTGCTGCTTATGCACTTGTCTGTTATCAGACCGCTTGGCTGAAAGCCAATTTCCCGGTTGAATTCATGGCCGCATCTATGACCCTTGATTACGGGAATACTGATAAATTGGCGGTTTTCCGGCAAGATTGCCGCCATCAACAGATTGATGTTCTGCCGCCGGATATAAACCAGTCCAGCCCGGCCTTTACCGTTGAAAAGGGTGCGGAGGACAAACTGTCCCTGCGTTATGCCCTTGGGGCGGTGCGGAATGTTGGCGCGGACGCAATGGATAAGCTGACAAGAGAACGTGTCCAGAACGGGCCGTTTACCTCGCTTGTCGATTTGGCCAAACGCATGCCCCGTGATGCGTGTAATAAGCGTCAGCTGGAAAATCTGGTTAAGGCAGGGGCGTTGGATTCTGTTAATCATAACCGGCGTCAGACATTTGAAGCAATTGAACAGCTTTTGTCTCAGGCAGAGTTTTTTCGCCGTGAAGCTGAATCTGACCAAAACAGTCTGTTTGGCAGCGATGCGCCTGATGCTGTGCCTGCATTTCGGTTTGTGGACGGGGCAGACTGGACACAGACAGACAAGCTGAGGCAAGAATTTGAGGCTTTGGGCCTTTATCTGTCATCACATCCGATGGATGAATATGAAGCGCATCTCGACAGGTTGTCTATTGTCCGCTCGGATCGGCTGGAAGAGGCTATGAAGGGCCAGGCCACAGCACGCTTGCGCCTTGCAGGCCAGATTTCCTCAGTTCAGGAGCGTGTATCAGGTAAAGGAAACCGCTTTGCATTTGTACAGCTGACAGATAAAGCCGGCCTCTTTGAAGTGACATTGTTTTCGGAGGCCTTGCAGCAACATCGTGACGTGCTCAAAAGCGAGGCAGCATTGTTGGTTACAGCAGATGCGCGGGTTGAAAATGATACTATCAGGTTGCTCGGCGTGCGTCTGCAGCCTTTGGAAGAGGTCATTGCCCAACAGCATACCGGGTTGGGGCTCTGGATTGAAGATGCGCGGTGTTTAGAGGACATCAAAGCAGTGTTGCGCGAGGACGGTGGAGGGCACGCACCTTTGAAATTCTTTGTCGAGACGGGTGCTGAGCTTGTTGAAATTTCTCTGGCTTACAAATTCCGGCTCAGCGGTGCGCTGCGTGAAAAATTAAAATCTATCAGGGGGATCAGCCGGATAAAGGATATCTGA
- a CDS encoding ribosomal protein S2 (PFAM: Ribosomal protein S2~TIGRFAM: ribosomal protein S2, bacterial type), whose product MAAPTFTMRQLLEAGVHFGHHTRRWNPKMEPFIFGERNGIHILDLQQTVPLLGRALTAMRDTAAKGGRILFVGTKRAASDKIAETAKACGQYYVNHRWLGGMLTNWATVSQSIKRLRDLEARLSSDEVNQLGKKEILQLTRERDKLELTLGGIKEMGGLPDMLFILDTNKEDIAVLEANKLNIPVVAVIDSNASPAGVDFPIPGNDDAMRAITLYCELAQATVLDGLQAEMMASGSDVGAAEVAPQEPAVAEAAAEAEQASEAAAEATEQASA is encoded by the coding sequence ATGGCTGCGCCTACTTTTACTATGCGCCAACTGCTCGAAGCAGGGGTTCATTTCGGACATCACACCAGACGCTGGAACCCAAAAATGGAACCGTTCATTTTTGGTGAGCGTAATGGTATCCACATTCTTGACTTGCAACAGACCGTGCCGCTTCTGGGTCGGGCACTGACAGCGATGCGTGATACCGCAGCAAAAGGTGGCCGGATTTTGTTCGTCGGAACCAAGCGGGCTGCGTCTGACAAGATTGCTGAAACAGCCAAGGCGTGTGGTCAGTATTATGTGAACCACAGATGGCTTGGCGGCATGCTGACCAACTGGGCAACAGTTTCTCAGTCGATCAAGCGTCTGCGTGACCTGGAAGCGCGCCTGTCCAGTGATGAGGTTAACCAGCTGGGTAAGAAAGAAATTCTGCAGCTGACCCGCGAGCGGGACAAGCTGGAGCTGACACTTGGCGGAATCAAGGAAATGGGCGGTCTGCCAGACATGCTGTTCATTCTGGATACCAATAAAGAAGATATCGCCGTATTGGAAGCGAACAAGCTGAACATTCCTGTGGTTGCTGTAATTGACAGTAATGCCAGCCCGGCTGGTGTTGATTTTCCAATCCCGGGCAATGATGATGCGATGCGGGCAATCACATTATATTGTGAATTGGCTCAGGCGACTGTGCTGGACGGGTTGCAGGCTGAAATGATGGCCAGTGGTTCTGATGTTGGCGCCGCTGAGGTTGCACCGCAGGAGCCAGCTGTTGCCGAAGCCGCAGCTGAGGCTGAGCAAGCTTCAGAAGCTGCTGCTGAAGCAACTGAACAGGCATCAGCTTAA
- a CDS encoding translation elongation factor Ts (PFAM: Elongation factor TS; UBA/TS-N domain~TIGRFAM: translation elongation factor Ts): MSVTAAQVKELREKSGAGMMDCKKALNETNGDMDAAVDWLRTKGLAAAAKKSGRVASEGLVAASVSGTTGALVELNSETDFVSRNDEFQGFAKTLSELALGVNDLDALKAADFPGTGRTVEEELTQKIATIGENMTLRRMQKVSVDTGLVVPYMHNAVADGLGRIGVLVGLNSSADEAALTALGKQLAMHIAATSPASLSVDDLDPAMVQRERDVLIEQAKASGKPQEIAEKMVEGRMRKYYEEVVLLEQTFVIDGESKVKAVIDQAAKDAGADIAMSGFGQFSLGEGVEKEETDFAAEVAAQLGG; the protein is encoded by the coding sequence ATGAGCGTAACTGCTGCACAAGTTAAAGAACTTCGCGAAAAGTCCGGCGCTGGCATGATGGATTGCAAAAAAGCGCTGAACGAAACAAACGGCGATATGGATGCCGCGGTTGATTGGCTGCGCACCAAAGGGCTCGCCGCGGCGGCTAAGAAATCTGGTCGTGTGGCCTCTGAAGGTCTGGTTGCTGCCAGCGTTTCAGGCACAACAGGTGCTCTGGTCGAGCTGAATTCTGAAACAGACTTTGTCTCACGTAACGATGAATTCCAAGGCTTTGCAAAGACGTTGTCAGAGCTGGCCCTCGGGGTTAATGACCTGGACGCGCTCAAAGCAGCTGACTTCCCGGGCACAGGTCGTACGGTTGAAGAAGAGCTGACCCAGAAGATCGCCACCATTGGCGAGAATATGACCTTGCGCCGGATGCAGAAAGTCTCTGTTGATACCGGTCTTGTGGTGCCTTACATGCACAATGCCGTGGCGGACGGTTTGGGCCGTATTGGTGTTTTGGTTGGCCTGAACTCATCTGCAGATGAAGCCGCGCTGACAGCTCTTGGCAAGCAGCTTGCCATGCATATCGCCGCAACATCTCCGGCGTCTTTGTCAGTGGATGACCTGGACCCTGCCATGGTGCAGCGTGAGCGTGATGTGCTGATTGAACAAGCCAAAGCTTCAGGCAAGCCTCAGGAAATTGCTGAAAAGATGGTTGAGGGCCGGATGCGCAAATATTATGAAGAAGTTGTTCTTCTTGAACAGACCTTTGTGATTGACGGCGAAAGCAAGGTTAAAGCGGTTATTGACCAGGCAGCAAAAGATGCCGGTGCAGATATCGCCATGTCTGGTTTCGGCCAGTTCAGCCTTGGTGAAGGCGTTGAAAAAGAAGAGACAGATTTTGCTGCTGAAGTTGCCGCTCAGCTCGGCGGCTAA
- a CDS encoding uridylate kinase (PFAM: Amino acid kinase family~TIGRFAM: uridylate kinase), translating to MSSFNYKRVLLKISGESLMGKQAYGIDTDMVSRVADEIKAVVDQGMQVCLVIGGGNIFRGVSGAAAGMERATGDYMGMLATVMNALAMQSALEQKDVPVRVMSALPISAVCEPYIRRRAMRHMEKGRIVIFAAGTGNPFFTTDTAAALRASEMNCDALLKGTRVDGVYDSDPEKDQNARRFDALSYMDVLSRDLKVMDASAISLSRENHIPILVFSISDPGGFQRVLQHDGAFTLVNEAGSR from the coding sequence ATGTCCAGCTTCAATTATAAACGCGTCTTGCTGAAAATATCCGGTGAATCTCTGATGGGCAAACAAGCCTATGGGATCGATACAGATATGGTGTCGCGTGTTGCAGATGAAATCAAAGCTGTTGTTGACCAAGGTATGCAGGTCTGTCTTGTGATTGGCGGCGGTAATATCTTCCGCGGCGTTTCTGGCGCAGCAGCAGGAATGGAGCGGGCCACAGGTGATTATATGGGCATGCTGGCAACGGTCATGAACGCGCTGGCAATGCAAAGCGCGCTCGAACAGAAAGACGTTCCTGTCAGGGTGATGTCTGCTCTGCCGATAAGTGCTGTATGTGAGCCCTATATCCGCCGCCGGGCGATGCGGCACATGGAAAAGGGCCGAATCGTTATCTTTGCTGCGGGTACAGGAAATCCGTTTTTCACCACTGACACAGCAGCGGCGCTCAGGGCGTCAGAAATGAATTGTGATGCATTGTTGAAAGGCACACGTGTTGACGGTGTATATGATTCTGATCCGGAAAAGGACCAGAATGCACGTCGCTTTGACGCCCTCAGCTATATGGATGTTCTGTCTCGTGACCTGAAGGTTATGGATGCATCTGCAATTTCTCTCTCGCGTGAGAACCATATTCCTATATTGGTTTTCTCCATCTCTGATCCTGGCGGTTTTCAGCGTGTTTTACAGCATGATGGTGCATTTACCCTTGTCAATGAAGCGGGTAGTCGGTAG
- a CDS encoding ribosome recycling factor (PFAM: Ribosome recycling factor~TIGRFAM: ribosome recycling factor) encodes MVDMNDVSRRMDASVSSLSNDFSGLRAGRASTAMLDPVSVDAYGSKMPLNQVSNISVPESRLLTVTVWDAGLTELVEKAIRESGLGLNPQTEGNVIRVPVPDLSEERRKEMVKVAGKYAEAGRVAIRNIRRDAIEAVRKAEKEGGMSEDERHGLENDVQKLTDSHIANIDDMLAQKEKDILSV; translated from the coding sequence ATGGTTGATATGAATGATGTAAGCCGCAGAATGGACGCTTCTGTATCCAGTCTGTCGAACGATTTTTCGGGTCTGCGGGCGGGCAGAGCTTCAACGGCTATGCTTGATCCGGTTTCTGTTGATGCCTATGGCTCCAAGATGCCGCTTAATCAGGTCAGTAATATTTCAGTACCTGAATCGCGGTTGCTTACCGTTACTGTCTGGGATGCAGGCCTGACCGAACTGGTGGAAAAAGCAATCCGTGAATCTGGCTTGGGCCTGAACCCGCAAACAGAAGGGAATGTGATCCGCGTCCCGGTTCCGGACCTCAGCGAGGAGCGGCGTAAAGAGATGGTCAAAGTTGCCGGAAAATATGCAGAAGCTGGCCGTGTTGCGATCAGAAATATCCGCCGTGATGCTATTGAGGCTGTCCGCAAGGCCGAAAAGGAAGGTGGTATGTCAGAAGATGAGCGTCATGGATTGGAAAATGATGTTCAGAAGCTGACTGACAGCCATATTGCAAATATCGATGATATGCTGGCCCAAAAGGAAAAAGATATACTCAGCGTATAA